One Acaryochloris thomasi RCC1774 DNA window includes the following coding sequences:
- a CDS encoding glutamine synthetase III family protein: MGYEPRTQAIYQVTHRDPVPVKPPESLQDLWATDVFSLSKMQACLPKSVFKSLKETILSDAKLDPAAADVVASAMKDWALSKGALYYAHVFYPMTNGTAEKHDGFISVQSDGTVISEFSGKTLIKGEPDGSSFPNGGIRSTFEARGYTAWDVTSPAYVMETDNGVTLCIPTVFVSWTGEALDKKIPLLRSISAMNKSATKVLKLLGCNEVSRVNSSCGAEQEYFLVDTAFANTRSDLLLAGRTLFGKPPAKGQQFDDHYFGAIPERVQVFMQEVERSMYRLGIPAKTRHNEVAPGQFEIAPIFEAADAAADHQQLIMTILRNTAKRHGFVCLLHEKPFAGINGSGKHVNWSVSNATQGNLLDPGDQPHENLQFLTFCGAIIRGVHKYGPLMRAVIATASNDHRLGANEAPPAIISVYLGSQLEDVYEQIQKCDVTGCKPGDLMDLGVESVPTFMKDSGDRNRTSPFAFTGNRFEFRAVGSSQSVSGPLIAMNTILADSLDWIANKLESQVSSGADLKASVYGILKEIMDEHGGVVFGGNGYSEEWHKMAVEERGLANLPTTADALPVLKEKYIEELFEKTGVLSPVELESRFEVYSEQYVLSVEVEANLVVDIAKTQIYPAAVKYISDLSATASSLKEMGIEFNYSIAKKVASLVNGLSESTQKLEDALDKEEFSSMEEHMQYFAQTIRSLMDEVRGYADSLEGEVADELWPLPKYQEMLFIK; encoded by the coding sequence ATGGGATACGAGCCTAGAACCCAAGCGATTTATCAAGTTACCCACAGAGACCCTGTCCCGGTAAAGCCCCCAGAATCTCTACAAGATCTGTGGGCCACAGATGTATTCAGCTTGAGCAAGATGCAGGCTTGCCTTCCCAAAAGTGTCTTCAAGTCTCTGAAAGAAACAATTCTATCTGACGCCAAACTCGACCCTGCCGCCGCTGATGTTGTCGCATCGGCCATGAAAGACTGGGCGCTCTCGAAAGGCGCACTCTACTATGCCCATGTCTTCTACCCCATGACTAACGGCACAGCAGAAAAGCACGACGGCTTTATATCGGTGCAGAGTGACGGCACCGTCATCTCAGAATTCTCAGGCAAAACACTCATTAAAGGAGAGCCGGACGGATCTTCATTCCCTAACGGCGGGATCCGCTCCACCTTTGAGGCCAGAGGCTACACGGCTTGGGATGTCACCAGCCCCGCCTACGTCATGGAAACCGATAATGGCGTTACCCTCTGTATTCCCACCGTCTTCGTCTCTTGGACCGGCGAAGCCCTCGATAAAAAAATTCCACTGCTGCGCTCCATCAGCGCTATGAATAAGTCTGCAACCAAGGTTTTGAAGCTGCTCGGTTGTAATGAGGTTAGCCGCGTTAACTCTAGCTGCGGAGCAGAACAGGAATACTTCTTAGTAGATACAGCCTTTGCCAACACTCGCTCTGATTTACTCTTGGCTGGCCGTACCCTGTTTGGGAAGCCACCGGCAAAGGGTCAGCAGTTCGATGACCACTACTTCGGAGCGATCCCGGAGCGGGTGCAGGTGTTCATGCAGGAAGTTGAACGCAGCATGTATCGTCTGGGCATTCCGGCCAAGACCCGGCACAACGAAGTGGCACCTGGACAGTTTGAGATTGCGCCAATTTTTGAAGCTGCTGATGCTGCTGCCGACCATCAGCAGCTGATTATGACCATCCTGCGGAATACCGCGAAGCGCCACGGTTTCGTCTGTCTCCTGCACGAAAAGCCCTTCGCGGGCATCAACGGTTCAGGAAAGCACGTTAACTGGTCCGTCAGTAATGCAACCCAAGGCAACTTGCTTGATCCGGGCGATCAGCCCCACGAGAATCTTCAGTTTTTGACGTTCTGTGGTGCGATTATTCGCGGTGTCCATAAGTATGGCCCTTTGATGCGAGCCGTGATTGCGACTGCTAGCAACGATCACAGACTAGGTGCAAATGAAGCGCCACCGGCCATCATCTCTGTCTATTTAGGGTCTCAGCTCGAAGATGTCTATGAGCAGATTCAGAAGTGCGACGTGACCGGATGCAAACCCGGTGACCTCATGGATCTAGGGGTAGAGTCGGTCCCCACCTTCATGAAGGATTCTGGTGATAGAAACAGAACGTCGCCCTTTGCCTTCACCGGCAACCGTTTTGAATTCCGTGCAGTAGGCTCCAGTCAGTCTGTTTCGGGGCCACTGATTGCCATGAACACTATTTTGGCTGACTCTCTAGACTGGATCGCGAATAAACTTGAGAGCCAAGTCTCGTCAGGTGCTGACCTTAAAGCGTCAGTGTATGGCATCCTCAAAGAAATTATGGATGAGCATGGTGGTGTTGTGTTCGGCGGCAATGGCTACTCCGAAGAATGGCACAAGATGGCTGTTGAAGAGCGAGGTCTTGCCAATCTCCCCACCACTGCTGATGCACTGCCTGTTCTTAAGGAGAAGTATATTGAAGAGCTGTTTGAAAAAACAGGTGTTCTCTCGCCCGTTGAGCTAGAGAGCCGCTTTGAGGTCTATTCCGAACAGTATGTGCTCTCAGTGGAGGTGGAAGCTAACTTGGTGGTCGATATCGCCAAAACTCAAATCTATCCGGCAGCCGTCAAGTACATCTCAGACCTGTCGGCAACCGCCTCTAGTCTGAAGGAAATGGGGATTGAGTTTAACTATTCCATTGCCAAAAAAGTTGCAAGTCTAGTCAACGGATTGAGTGAATCAACCCAAAAGCTAGAGGATGCCCTGGATAAAGAGGAATTTTCCTCGATGGAAGAGCATATGCAGTACTTTGCTCAGACGATTCGTTCTTTGATGGATGAAGTTCGAGGCTATGCAGATTCCCTAGAAGGTGAAGTCGCAGACGAGCTGTGGCCGTTACCCAAGTATCAAGAGATGCTGTTCATTAAGTAA
- the glnA gene encoding type I glutamate--ammonia ligase yields MAKTAQDILNWISNDNIQVVDLKFIDMPGIWQHLTLYQDQIDADSFTSGVAFDGSSIRGWKAINESDMAMVPDPNTAWIDPFMEEPTLSMICSIQEPRTGEPYSRCPRSIAQKALDYLSASGIGDTAFFGPEAEFFIFEDVRFDQTENSSYYYVDTKEGRWNSGKVEEGGNLGYKPRYKEGYFPVAPTDTLQDIRTEMLLTMAKCGVPIEKHHHEVATGGQCELGIKFAPIIQAADFLMTYKYCVKNVAMKHGKSATFMPKPLFNDNGSGMHTHQSIWRDGNPLFWGDGYANLSQMALHYIGGLLKHAPALLALTNPTTNSYKRLVPGFEAPVNLAYSQGNRSASIRIPLSGPNPKAKRMEFRCPDATCNPYLAFAAMLCAGIDGIKNQIDPGSSLDVDIYDLSPEELAKIPSTPGSLLDALEALRDDHSFLTDSGVFTADFIENWIEYKLDNEVNPMRLRPHPYEVALYYDC; encoded by the coding sequence ATGGCTAAAACTGCCCAAGACATCCTGAACTGGATTAGCAACGACAATATTCAAGTTGTTGATCTGAAGTTCATCGATATGCCAGGTATCTGGCAGCACTTGACGCTGTATCAAGATCAGATTGATGCGGACAGCTTCACCAGCGGCGTCGCCTTTGATGGCTCCAGCATTCGCGGCTGGAAAGCGATTAACGAATCAGATATGGCCATGGTGCCTGATCCCAACACGGCCTGGATCGACCCGTTCATGGAAGAGCCAACGCTGAGTATGATCTGCAGCATCCAAGAGCCGCGCACGGGAGAACCCTATTCGCGTTGCCCGCGCTCTATTGCCCAGAAGGCTCTCGACTATCTTTCTGCCTCGGGTATTGGTGATACAGCCTTCTTCGGGCCAGAAGCAGAATTTTTCATCTTTGAAGATGTTCGATTCGATCAGACTGAAAATTCTAGTTACTACTATGTAGACACCAAAGAGGGCCGCTGGAATAGTGGCAAGGTTGAAGAGGGTGGAAACCTTGGCTACAAGCCTCGCTATAAGGAAGGCTATTTCCCCGTAGCGCCCACCGATACCCTGCAGGATATTCGCACGGAAATGCTGCTGACGATGGCGAAGTGCGGGGTGCCGATTGAGAAGCATCACCATGAGGTCGCAACCGGCGGTCAGTGTGAGCTAGGTATCAAGTTCGCTCCGATCATTCAGGCGGCTGATTTCTTGATGACCTATAAGTACTGCGTCAAGAATGTCGCCATGAAGCATGGTAAGTCTGCCACCTTTATGCCCAAGCCGCTCTTTAACGACAATGGCTCTGGGATGCACACTCACCAGTCCATCTGGCGAGATGGGAATCCGCTGTTTTGGGGTGATGGCTACGCTAACTTAAGCCAGATGGCACTGCACTATATCGGTGGCTTGCTCAAGCATGCTCCGGCTCTGTTGGCGCTCACAAACCCCACGACCAACTCCTACAAGCGTTTGGTGCCTGGTTTTGAGGCTCCGGTGAATCTTGCTTATTCGCAGGGCAACCGATCGGCTTCGATTCGAATTCCGCTCTCTGGTCCCAATCCTAAGGCTAAGCGGATGGAGTTCCGCTGCCCGGATGCCACCTGTAACCCTTATCTTGCTTTTGCGGCAATGCTCTGTGCTGGGATTGATGGGATTAAGAATCAGATCGATCCCGGTAGTTCGCTGGATGTCGATATCTACGATCTCAGCCCTGAGGAGCTGGCAAAGATTCCGTCTACGCCAGGTTCTCTGTTAGATGCGCTAGAAGCTCTGCGGGACGATCATTCTTTCTTAACGGATTCTGGTGTGTTTACCGCAGATTTTATCGAAAATTGGATTGAGTACAAGCTAGATAATGAAGTGAATCCTATGCGTTTGCGGCCTCACCCCTATGAGGTGGCGCTTTACTACGACTGTTAG
- a CDS encoding methyltransferase domain-containing protein has protein sequence MTATLSENIRQFYDASSLLWEGVWGEHMHHGFYGLEGKRTTERRQAQIDLIEELLQWGQVQEAQQILDVGCGIGGSTLYLAEKFQASVTGITLSPVQAGRATERAEEANLPATFKVADALHMPFDDESFDLVWTLESGEHMPEKPKFLQECYRVLKPGGTLLMATWCHRSIEAKPLEPQEQALLNKIYKVYHLPYIVSLPEYAAIATQLPLKNVRTTDWSDAVAPFWGEVIRSSLNPKVIWGILKAGWGTLQGALAMRYMSQGYRRGIVRFGLLCGTKE, from the coding sequence ATGACCGCAACTCTTTCTGAAAATATTCGCCAGTTCTATGATGCCTCCTCACTGCTCTGGGAAGGCGTATGGGGCGAGCATATGCATCATGGGTTTTATGGCTTGGAGGGGAAGCGAACGACGGAACGTCGCCAAGCGCAGATCGATCTGATTGAGGAGCTGCTGCAGTGGGGACAGGTCCAAGAAGCCCAGCAAATTTTAGATGTAGGCTGTGGGATTGGGGGCAGTACGCTCTATCTCGCTGAGAAATTTCAGGCGAGTGTGACGGGAATTACTCTCAGTCCTGTGCAGGCTGGACGTGCGACTGAACGGGCGGAAGAAGCTAATCTTCCGGCAACGTTCAAAGTGGCGGATGCCCTTCACATGCCTTTTGACGATGAGTCTTTTGATCTGGTCTGGACGCTAGAGAGTGGTGAGCACATGCCAGAGAAACCCAAGTTTTTGCAGGAATGTTACCGGGTTCTGAAGCCGGGTGGAACGCTGCTGATGGCGACTTGGTGCCACCGTTCGATTGAGGCGAAGCCTCTTGAGCCTCAAGAGCAGGCTTTATTGAACAAAATTTATAAGGTCTATCACCTGCCCTATATTGTTTCGCTGCCGGAATACGCTGCGATCGCAACTCAACTCCCGCTCAAAAACGTTCGCACCACCGACTGGTCTGATGCTGTGGCTCCCTTTTGGGGTGAAGTGATCCGCTCTTCTTTAAATCCCAAAGTGATCTGGGGCATCCTCAAGGCGGGTTGGGGAACGCTGCAGGGGGCGCTCGCCATGCGCTATATGTCCCAGGGCTACCGGCGGGGCATCGTCCGGTTTGGCCTGCTGTGCGGCACTAAAGAATGA
- a CDS encoding homogentisate phytyltransferase yields the protein MKQMRQWLAALWKFSRPHTIIGTSLSVWGLALITLSVLSLSQGFLETLGQWLPLIIGAWIPCLCGNVYIVGLNQLTDVGIDRINKPNLPLASGAFSQREGVGIVSIAGLLALLLAGFQGPYLLGMVAASLAIGTAYSLPPIRLKRFAFWAALCIFGVRGVIVNLGLFWHFHQRWTGEAGVVPPQVWMLTAFIVVYTFAIAIFKDIPDLEGDLKFRIRTLTVRLGSQTVFKLALATIIFCYSGMIIAASLILSLYPALLIGVSHIGLLLILWRSSKNVNLREQNTVRQFYQLIWKLFFAEYILFPLACFWGG from the coding sequence ATGAAGCAGATGCGTCAGTGGCTGGCTGCTCTTTGGAAGTTTTCGCGGCCTCACACCATTATTGGAACCTCTCTGAGCGTTTGGGGACTCGCGCTCATTACCCTATCCGTGTTGTCTCTCTCTCAAGGGTTTTTAGAGACTCTAGGGCAATGGCTACCGCTAATTATTGGAGCCTGGATTCCTTGCCTATGTGGCAATGTATACATCGTTGGCCTGAACCAGCTCACGGATGTCGGCATTGATCGGATCAATAAGCCCAATCTACCGCTCGCTTCTGGTGCGTTTTCCCAGCGTGAGGGGGTTGGCATTGTCTCTATCGCGGGCCTGCTGGCGCTGCTGCTTGCCGGTTTCCAGGGACCGTACTTGTTGGGAATGGTCGCTGCTAGTTTAGCGATTGGGACAGCCTACTCACTGCCGCCTATTCGTCTCAAGCGGTTTGCCTTTTGGGCTGCTCTCTGCATTTTTGGGGTGCGGGGTGTGATCGTGAATCTGGGCCTGTTTTGGCATTTTCATCAGCGCTGGACCGGGGAGGCCGGTGTGGTGCCACCGCAGGTGTGGATGCTGACGGCGTTTATTGTTGTATATACCTTTGCGATCGCAATTTTTAAAGATATCCCTGACTTAGAAGGCGATCTCAAGTTTCGCATTCGTACCCTCACCGTCCGTCTGGGCAGTCAGACCGTTTTCAAGCTTGCCCTAGCTACCATCATCTTTTGCTACAGCGGCATGATTATCGCCGCCAGCTTGATACTTTCTCTCTATCCCGCACTTTTAATTGGCGTCTCCCACATAGGGCTGCTGCTCATCCTATGGCGATCCAGCAAGAACGTAAATTTGCGAGAGCAAAACACAGTCCGTCAGTTTTATCAGCTGATCTGGAAGCTTTTTTTTGCCGAATATATCTTGTTCCCCCTAGCCTGCTTCTGGGGAGGATAA
- a CDS encoding Uma2 family endonuclease — protein sequence MTVATQKRMSLEEYLLYDDGTNTRYELVDGMLAEMGAENPFNVKIAVFLLAYFLQEMDFPYSRLAIGHQIGVSSTKATARQPDLIVHSDQSDAAIVADGKLLRAGSPPSLLVVEVVSNSKEDKRSHDRDYLEKPVEYAEIGILEYWIIDPDLALVKVGNLIDGAYQFQGFTGNNKIASLTFSELSLTAAKVLNAGN from the coding sequence ATGACTGTCGCCACGCAGAAACGCATGAGCCTTGAGGAGTATCTGCTCTATGACGACGGCACCAATACTCGCTACGAGTTAGTGGATGGAATGTTAGCCGAAATGGGTGCTGAAAATCCGTTCAATGTAAAAATTGCTGTCTTCCTGCTGGCCTACTTCCTTCAAGAAATGGACTTTCCCTATTCTCGTTTAGCCATCGGGCATCAGATTGGCGTGAGTTCGACGAAGGCCACTGCACGGCAGCCGGATTTGATTGTCCATAGCGATCAGTCGGATGCAGCAATTGTGGCGGATGGAAAACTCCTTAGAGCCGGATCGCCTCCCTCCTTGCTAGTGGTGGAGGTGGTTTCTAATAGCAAGGAAGACAAGCGATCGCACGATCGAGATTATCTTGAAAAGCCCGTTGAATATGCGGAGATCGGCATTCTTGAGTACTGGATTATTGACCCCGATCTAGCGCTGGTCAAGGTGGGCAATTTGATAGATGGTGCGTATCAGTTTCAAGGTTTCACTGGGAATAACAAGATTGCTTCTCTAACATTCTCAGAACTGAGTCTAACGGCGGCAAAAGTTCTGAACGCGGGGAATTGA
- a CDS encoding serine/threonine-protein kinase, protein MSYCLNPACTNPNNPNENVDCQACGSQLLLRDRYRSSRILGRGGFATTFLAIDESLPGEPTCVIKQLRPVLTAEHILEMSRELFQREAATLGKIGNHPQLPRLLDYFELKNDFYLVQEYVSGATLQQDVRRSGAFDEARAKQVLLEVLPLLDYLHQQQVIHRDVKPANVIQRSLDSKYVLIDFGAVKDQVSQTAMLGSDPDEAFTTFAVGTPGFAPPEQMAMRPVYASDIYSLGVTCLYLLTGKSPKDLNYNPTTGELDWQNLVNISPAFEKVLTTMMATSLRDRYQSAKHVLQALEQLNQPTHSPLAPYQTAPSTPSSGLQRTPPPLTTPRSQISSRQESAAARRQKSSPTSRIASRIRAQNQRLGDPLDESVGSLSRGHNRAGSFTAGQPRSEVTAARSKQAKVTPKGLLHAYSRGSRDFSGRDLRDLDLRKAILPEINFHEAKLQGVNFKGTELHKANFGRATLTNAKFTDANLSEAYLSYADLEGADLRGANLIDAHLTNANLRGANLCGANLTGASVSVSQLAFAQVNWLTVMPNGKRGKKGLR, encoded by the coding sequence ATGAGCTACTGCTTGAATCCGGCCTGTACTAATCCCAACAATCCCAACGAGAATGTAGACTGTCAGGCTTGTGGCTCTCAGTTACTGCTGCGAGATCGCTACCGATCAAGCCGCATTCTAGGCAGAGGGGGATTTGCGACCACGTTTCTAGCCATCGATGAAAGTCTGCCAGGGGAGCCGACCTGCGTGATCAAGCAGCTCAGACCTGTGTTGACGGCTGAGCATATTTTAGAAATGTCGCGGGAACTGTTTCAGCGAGAAGCTGCCACCCTCGGAAAAATTGGCAATCACCCCCAACTTCCTCGCCTGCTGGACTACTTTGAACTCAAGAATGACTTCTATCTCGTGCAGGAGTACGTGAGTGGTGCGACACTGCAGCAAGATGTGCGGCGATCGGGTGCCTTCGATGAAGCTCGGGCAAAGCAGGTGTTGCTTGAGGTATTGCCCCTCTTAGATTACCTACACCAGCAACAGGTCATTCATCGAGACGTGAAGCCCGCCAACGTCATTCAGCGCTCCCTCGACAGCAAGTATGTTTTGATTGATTTTGGAGCGGTGAAGGACCAAGTGAGCCAAACTGCGATGCTGGGAAGTGATCCAGATGAGGCGTTTACTACCTTTGCGGTGGGCACTCCTGGCTTTGCTCCGCCAGAGCAGATGGCAATGCGCCCCGTCTACGCCAGCGATATCTATAGTTTGGGCGTCACCTGTCTCTATCTGCTCACGGGCAAGTCACCCAAAGATTTGAACTATAACCCGACAACGGGAGAACTAGACTGGCAGAACCTGGTAAACATCAGTCCTGCATTTGAGAAAGTCTTAACCACAATGATGGCAACCTCTCTACGTGATCGCTATCAATCAGCCAAGCACGTCCTACAGGCGTTGGAGCAGCTAAATCAGCCGACACACTCGCCACTTGCCCCCTATCAAACGGCACCTTCAACCCCCTCTTCTGGCCTCCAAAGAACACCCCCACCGTTGACGACGCCTCGATCGCAGATCAGCTCTCGTCAAGAGAGTGCGGCTGCCAGAAGACAGAAGTCGTCTCCTACCTCTCGGATTGCATCTCGAATTCGTGCCCAGAACCAGCGCTTGGGCGATCCGCTAGATGAGTCTGTCGGATCGCTATCCCGTGGACACAATCGCGCGGGTTCGTTCACTGCGGGCCAACCTCGTTCAGAGGTTACCGCTGCTCGCTCGAAGCAGGCAAAGGTTACGCCGAAGGGACTGCTGCATGCCTACAGTCGGGGGAGTCGAGATTTTAGCGGCCGTGATTTAAGAGATCTTGATCTACGTAAAGCCATCCTCCCGGAAATTAATTTCCATGAGGCAAAGCTGCAGGGAGTTAATTTTAAGGGTACTGAGCTGCACAAGGCCAATTTTGGGCGAGCAACTTTGACCAATGCCAAGTTTACAGATGCCAACCTGAGCGAAGCCTACCTCAGCTATGCCGATTTAGAGGGGGCTGATCTGCGAGGCGCCAACCTCATTGATGCCCACCTCACCAATGCCAATTTGCGCGGGGCCAATCTTTGCGGGGCAAACTTGACGGGGGCTTCCGTGTCTGTGTCTCAGCTTGCCTTTGCTCAGGTGAACTGGCTAACGGTAATGCCTAACGGCAAGCGCGGCAAGAAGGGACTACGGTAA
- a CDS encoding cytochrome b-245 chaperone 1/Eros family protein yields the protein MKIIQKTSDTLVLQEKLLGIWILGLGTAATGFFIVMSFESPVDLFGGVCIAIAALVATLSPTETCIFDKTTRLITLRRQRWFSHRIQQQNIAQIADVMVEPYTVMGTQFFRVSLVLSSGQTIALTRSASTDRAAQQHLAQHIQHFLSLKQNSLSAAVATR from the coding sequence ATGAAAATCATTCAAAAAACATCCGATACTTTAGTTTTACAGGAAAAACTGCTGGGAATCTGGATTTTGGGGTTAGGGACTGCGGCAACGGGTTTTTTTATCGTTATGTCTTTTGAGTCTCCTGTTGATTTGTTTGGCGGAGTTTGTATTGCGATCGCAGCTCTAGTGGCCACGCTCAGCCCCACTGAAACCTGTATCTTTGATAAAACAACTCGCCTGATTACACTGCGACGACAGCGATGGTTTAGTCACCGCATTCAGCAGCAAAATATCGCCCAGATTGCTGACGTAATGGTGGAGCCGTATACGGTGATGGGAACTCAGTTTTTTCGAGTCAGTCTCGTGTTGTCCTCAGGCCAGACGATTGCATTGACCCGCTCAGCTAGCACTGACAGAGCTGCCCAGCAGCACCTTGCCCAGCATATCCAACACTTTTTAAGCCTCAAGCAAAATTCTCTCTCCGCTGCCGTTGCGACGCGGTAG
- a CDS encoding LCP family protein, whose product MGSNSSSSGQRKPRPQGAAPARMGTTMRLLTWGLTFTFVTSLSAGIGATIALVTPLRFIPGLSNDGAVPIADLFRSGLQYGLSRPVNVLVMGVDLNLEDEEEDGSLDPFKSRSDTMLLARIDPKAKSVSLLSIPRDTRVRIPDVGIDKINAANYYGGAELASEVVSETLNEVTIDRHVRVSTGAFRELVDVVGGVEVFVPHRMVYEDKTQGLSIDLEPGLQTLDGDQAEGFTRFRNDNLGDIGRAQRQQVLVKALQKQLANPVTLTKLPQLLEVVKKNVDTNLSVGEMLALMQFGLQLKPEQLKMVLLPGRFSQPEEYEYSYWIMSNNGRNRIMESYFDILPDPDAYQADEIERSFVDSVKISIQNASGDPEGGAKMLEYLNEQGFYRVYLADEWPQVLKTTQVIPQWGDLEAAKYVQPLVEESELAVNSTGDLRSDLTIRVGKSWLSSSQSQPVEPSDF is encoded by the coding sequence ATGGGGTCTAATTCATCCAGTTCGGGCCAGAGAAAGCCACGACCACAGGGCGCAGCACCCGCTCGCATGGGCACAACCATGCGGCTACTCACCTGGGGTCTAACCTTTACCTTTGTCACCAGCCTGTCCGCCGGTATTGGAGCCACTATTGCATTAGTCACGCCCCTCCGATTTATTCCAGGCTTATCTAACGATGGCGCCGTCCCCATTGCCGATTTATTCCGGTCTGGTCTGCAATATGGCCTATCGCGCCCCGTCAATGTCCTGGTCATGGGCGTTGATCTCAATCTTGAAGACGAAGAAGAAGACGGCTCCCTTGATCCCTTCAAAAGCCGCAGCGACACCATGCTGCTTGCCCGCATCGACCCCAAAGCCAAGAGCGTGAGCCTGCTGTCCATTCCCCGCGATACCCGCGTCAGAATTCCCGATGTGGGCATTGATAAAATTAATGCCGCTAATTACTATGGCGGTGCCGAACTCGCAAGCGAAGTGGTAAGTGAGACCCTCAATGAGGTCACGATCGATCGGCACGTGCGGGTGAGTACGGGCGCTTTTCGAGAACTCGTCGATGTCGTGGGCGGCGTGGAAGTATTTGTGCCTCACCGCATGGTCTATGAAGACAAGACCCAGGGATTGAGCATTGACTTAGAGCCAGGGCTGCAAACCTTAGATGGCGATCAAGCCGAAGGCTTCACGCGCTTTCGCAACGATAATTTAGGTGATATTGGACGCGCTCAGCGACAGCAGGTCTTAGTCAAAGCGCTGCAGAAGCAATTAGCCAACCCCGTTACTTTGACAAAACTGCCCCAACTGCTTGAGGTAGTGAAAAAGAATGTAGATACGAACCTGAGCGTAGGAGAGATGCTAGCGCTGATGCAGTTTGGACTACAGCTCAAGCCAGAACAACTCAAAATGGTCCTGCTTCCTGGTCGCTTCAGCCAGCCAGAGGAGTACGAATACAGCTACTGGATTATGAGCAACAACGGTCGAAATCGGATTATGGAGTCCTATTTCGATATCCTGCCCGATCCAGATGCTTACCAAGCGGATGAAATCGAGCGATCCTTTGTGGACAGCGTAAAGATCTCCATTCAAAATGCATCGGGCGACCCTGAGGGCGGCGCTAAAATGCTTGAATACCTAAATGAGCAGGGATTCTACCGCGTGTATCTTGCGGATGAATGGCCACAGGTTTTAAAAACGACGCAGGTTATCCCCCAGTGGGGCGACTTGGAGGCGGCTAAGTATGTGCAGCCTTTAGTAGAAGAAAGTGAGCTGGCCGTCAACTCCACCGGAGATCTGCGCTCAGATCTGACCATTCGCGTGGGTAAGAGCTGGCTGTCGTCAAGCCAATCACAGCCCGTCGAGCCATCTGACTTTTAG